The Christiangramia flava JLT2011 genome has a segment encoding these proteins:
- a CDS encoding NUDIX hydrolase, with protein sequence MSDPQNDLYQVREKMYVATDCIIFGFDEGKLKLLVFNRQVEPLKGEWSLIGSFVRLDEDLDVACERVLRETTGLENVFMQQLKCYGKKDRDPGYRCISVAHYALIRIDEYDKELVRQHGASWYEINEVPQLILDHNQMVLDALKQLKYNARYRPIGFELLPEKFTIPQLQCLYEAIYQRELDSRNFRKKVTSLRVLEKLDEKDKSGSKRGAFLYRFDHENYQKLVESGYDFEIA encoded by the coding sequence ATGAGCGACCCCCAAAACGACCTGTACCAGGTTCGAGAGAAAATGTACGTAGCAACCGATTGTATCATTTTTGGTTTTGATGAAGGTAAGCTGAAATTACTGGTTTTTAACCGCCAGGTGGAACCTTTGAAAGGGGAGTGGTCGCTCATTGGCAGCTTCGTAAGGCTGGATGAAGACCTGGACGTGGCCTGTGAACGGGTGCTGCGCGAAACTACGGGCCTTGAAAATGTCTTTATGCAGCAGTTAAAATGCTACGGAAAAAAGGATCGTGACCCCGGTTACCGTTGTATCTCGGTGGCACATTACGCCCTGATCCGGATTGATGAATACGACAAGGAACTCGTTCGCCAGCATGGCGCCAGCTGGTATGAGATCAATGAAGTACCACAGCTGATCCTGGATCATAACCAGATGGTGCTCGATGCTTTGAAACAGCTCAAATACAACGCCCGCTATCGCCCTATTGGTTTTGAGTTGTTACCGGAGAAATTTACCATTCCGCAATTACAGTGTTTGTATGAAGCGATCTACCAGCGGGAGCTCGACAGTAGGAATTTCCGTAAAAAAGTGACTTCCTTACGCGTGCTGGAAAAACTGGATGAAAAGGACAAAAGCGGCAGTAAACGGGGCGCCTTTTTATACCGATTTGATCATGAAAATTATCAAAAACTGGTAGAAT